In a genomic window of Flavobacterium lipolyticum:
- a CDS encoding CARDB domain-containing protein: MKKITLLVFILFSFTSRSQNPNYRYHELQDLGTTIEWAIAVECTQHYPPVGIREVNLRQNFKLEVGKIYKADLGLNYGNFGTRYYKVTYAGDSGADMGDEVDTPPDFGAPITDLCSSLSKKYIRPILLGSTLQEAQNNFCSKLTVNSTREMVNIKIEKPLSSGDICFMDFGKGPNFYLIDGASVESGDADYEVDSTDSNSQFSLVLFNCQKPDLQAVHVTPYQDDGNYYRGTSNKIAYFGVRNIGTKIQNATTAYTLYLTTSRNFLSGNDIKLYAVGQNPTDAPAPSDPKTSHNFPMVYSIPYNAIAGKYYLTAVTTNSEDFNEYNNIASSTYRITIKEGTAPTTPTPTPTPTPTPTPIGKPDLIIDSNNTLVYSDCFDCTSTLSELKKRHRVDNQSGSIRPSLISIKNAGNAASTATNIRFYLSSDTTLDTSDLKSNGSAITVNAINAGELLVVPGGTIFPSDFGNISTVFNNNWNILMVVDDSKTNTESNENNNVTVIPVTFYNPSGKKSIATKLETDDIPENYTITVYNFQGEKILTKEVHSKQEENELVQSLKNDFYIIKSNDTTRKIYKK, from the coding sequence ATGAAAAAAATTACCCTATTAGTTTTTATCCTTTTTAGCTTTACAAGCAGGTCACAGAATCCAAATTATAGATACCACGAACTCCAAGATTTAGGCACTACTATAGAATGGGCTATTGCTGTTGAATGCACCCAGCATTATCCTCCCGTAGGAATTAGAGAAGTAAATTTAAGACAAAATTTTAAATTGGAAGTTGGTAAAATTTACAAAGCAGATTTAGGCCTAAACTACGGCAACTTCGGCACAAGGTATTACAAAGTTACTTATGCAGGAGATTCTGGTGCTGACATGGGAGATGAAGTTGACACCCCACCTGATTTTGGCGCTCCAATTACTGACTTATGCTCTTCATTGTCTAAAAAGTATATAAGACCAATTTTATTAGGATCAACATTACAAGAAGCTCAAAATAACTTTTGCTCAAAGTTAACAGTTAATAGTACCAGAGAAATGGTAAATATTAAAATAGAAAAACCGTTATCTTCTGGTGACATTTGTTTTATGGATTTTGGAAAAGGCCCTAATTTTTATTTAATTGATGGAGCTAGTGTAGAAAGCGGAGATGCAGATTACGAAGTAGATTCAACAGATAGCAATTCTCAATTTTCCCTTGTTTTATTCAATTGTCAAAAACCCGATCTGCAAGCTGTACATGTTACTCCATATCAGGACGATGGTAATTATTACCGTGGAACAAGCAACAAAATTGCTTATTTCGGAGTACGAAATATTGGCACAAAAATTCAAAACGCAACTACTGCATATACATTATACCTCACGACATCAAGAAACTTTCTCAGTGGCAACGACATTAAACTATATGCTGTTGGTCAGAATCCTACAGATGCACCTGCACCTTCAGATCCAAAAACATCCCATAACTTCCCAATGGTCTACAGCATTCCCTACAATGCTATTGCCGGTAAGTACTATTTAACCGCTGTAACTACAAACAGTGAAGATTTCAACGAATATAATAACATCGCCTCATCAACATACAGAATAACTATAAAAGAAGGAACAGCCCCTACAACGCCAACTCCGACCCCAACGCCAACACCAACTCCAACTCCGATAGGAAAACCTGATTTAATTATCGATTCAAATAATACACTAGTTTATAGTGATTGTTTTGATTGCACTTCTACTTTAAGTGAATTAAAAAAAAGACATAGGGTCGACAATCAATCCGGGTCAATTAGGCCATCACTAATATCCATCAAAAACGCAGGAAATGCCGCATCAACAGCAACAAATATAAGATTCTACCTGTCCTCCGATACGACACTCGATACATCAGATTTAAAATCAAACGGAAGTGCTATAACCGTAAATGCCATTAACGCAGGAGAATTGCTTGTAGTACCAGGCGGGACTATCTTCCCCTCAGATTTTGGCAATATTAGTACTGTATTTAACAATAACTGGAACATTCTTATGGTTGTTGACGATTCTAAAACAAATACCGAATCAAATGAAAATAACAACGTAACAGTTATACCTGTAACCTTCTATAATCCTTCTGGAAAAAAATCGATAGCAACAAAATTAGAAACTGACGATATACCAGAAAACTATACTATAACAGTCTATAATTTCCAAGGAGAAAAAATCTTAACGAAAGAAGTACACTCAAAACAAGAAGAAAACGAATTAGTGCAATCCTTAAAAAATGATTTCTATATCATTAAATCTAATGATACAACACGAAAGATCTACAAAAAATAA
- a CDS encoding dihydroorotase: MNRVLIKNAKIVNEGSIFEGDVLIENDLIVEVADSISLKTSDCKVIDAEGSYLIPGAIDDQVHFREPGLTHKGDIESESRAAVAGGITSFIEQPNTVPNAVTQEILEDKYQVAAVKSFANYSFMMGATNDNLEEVLKTNPKNVAGIKIFLGSSTGNMLVDNEAVLEKIFSSTPLLIAVHCEDETTIKNNLQLYKEQYGDDIPVTAHHLIRSEEACYISSSKAVALAKKTGARLHIFHLSTAKEMELFTNKIPLEEKKITAEVCVHHLWFTDEDYKTKGNFIKWNPAVKTADDRKALWEALNDGRIDVIATDHAPHTKEEKMQPYVNAPSGGPLVQHAVVAMFEAHHQGKISVEKIVEKMCHNPAKLFKIEKRGFIKEGYFADLVIVNPSLPWSVKPENILAKCGWSPFENFTFKSRITHTFVNGEMVYNNFKVKDIRAGKRLLFDR, encoded by the coding sequence ATGAATAGGGTTCTAATAAAAAATGCCAAAATTGTAAACGAAGGATCTATTTTTGAAGGAGATGTTTTAATCGAAAATGATCTGATTGTTGAAGTGGCAGACAGCATCAGTTTAAAAACATCCGATTGTAAAGTAATCGATGCTGAAGGGAGTTATTTAATTCCGGGGGCAATTGATGATCAGGTTCATTTTAGAGAACCGGGACTAACACACAAAGGAGATATCGAGTCAGAGTCAAGAGCTGCGGTGGCAGGAGGAATTACATCTTTCATAGAGCAACCGAATACAGTTCCAAATGCGGTAACTCAGGAAATACTAGAAGATAAATATCAGGTTGCGGCAGTGAAATCATTTGCGAATTATTCGTTTATGATGGGTGCAACTAATGATAATCTGGAGGAAGTTCTAAAAACAAATCCGAAGAATGTTGCCGGAATAAAGATCTTTTTAGGATCGTCAACAGGAAATATGCTGGTAGATAATGAGGCAGTTTTAGAAAAGATTTTTTCAAGTACTCCGCTTTTAATCGCGGTACATTGTGAAGACGAAACGACGATTAAAAATAATTTACAGCTGTACAAAGAACAATATGGTGATGATATTCCGGTAACGGCGCATCATTTAATACGCAGTGAAGAAGCTTGTTATATTTCTTCTTCAAAAGCGGTAGCTCTGGCGAAGAAAACGGGAGCTCGTTTGCATATTTTTCATCTTTCGACTGCGAAAGAAATGGAATTGTTTACCAATAAAATTCCACTTGAAGAAAAGAAAATTACTGCCGAAGTTTGTGTGCATCACTTGTGGTTTACAGACGAAGATTATAAAACCAAAGGAAATTTTATTAAATGGAACCCTGCGGTAAAAACAGCAGACGACAGAAAAGCATTATGGGAAGCTTTAAATGACGGACGTATTGATGTAATTGCAACCGATCATGCGCCACATACTAAAGAAGAAAAAATGCAGCCTTATGTGAATGCTCCATCTGGGGGGCCGCTTGTGCAGCATGCGGTCGTAGCGATGTTTGAAGCGCATCATCAGGGGAAAATCAGTGTGGAGAAAATTGTCGAGAAAATGTGCCACAATCCGGCTAAACTTTTTAAAATAGAAAAAAGAGGTTTTATCAAAGAAGGTTATTTTGCCGATTTAGTGATTGTAAACCCAAGTTTGCCATGGAGTGTGAAACCTGAAAATATTCTGGCGAAATGCGGCTGGTCGCCTTTTGAGAATTTTACTTTTAAGTCGAGAATTACACATACTTTTGTAAACGGTGAAATGGTTTACAATAACTTTAAAGTAAAAGACATTCGCGCAGGAAAACGCCTATTGTTTGACAGATAA
- a CDS encoding NAD-dependent epimerase/dehydratase family protein codes for MVLITGGTGLVGAHLLLHLIENGENVRAIYRTQNNIQKTKSVFELYKKVDLFEKIEWLEADILDVPSLETAFSGIDYVYHCAALISFDPKDEELLRKTNIEGTANMVNFSIAKNIKKFCFISSIAALGDLAAHETYITEETDWNPEKPHSDYAISKYGAEMEVWRGLQEGLDVIILNPGVILGPIPKNKTHIQGSAELYAKVANGLSFYTLGSTGFVTITDVIKIADTLMKSDIKNERFTLIADNIVFKDILDTIADALKVKRPTVHATPLFMNFLWVVDGIFSTLFFQKRRLTKATAKASYSSNLYSNEKIKTALGGTVFQDVHAYIKDVSRL; via the coding sequence ATGGTATTAATAACAGGAGGTACAGGTTTAGTTGGCGCACATTTATTACTTCATCTGATTGAGAATGGAGAAAACGTTCGGGCTATTTACAGAACTCAAAATAACATTCAAAAAACCAAATCGGTTTTTGAGTTGTACAAAAAAGTGGATCTGTTTGAAAAAATAGAATGGCTTGAAGCCGATATTCTGGATGTTCCCTCTTTAGAAACTGCGTTCTCAGGTATTGATTACGTTTACCATTGCGCTGCTTTAATTTCATTTGATCCAAAAGACGAAGAGTTACTTCGAAAAACCAATATCGAAGGAACCGCCAATATGGTTAATTTTTCTATTGCCAAAAACATAAAAAAGTTTTGTTTTATCAGCTCTATCGCTGCTTTAGGTGATTTAGCAGCTCATGAAACTTATATCACTGAAGAAACAGACTGGAATCCCGAAAAGCCTCATAGTGATTACGCGATTTCTAAATACGGAGCCGAAATGGAAGTCTGGCGTGGTTTACAGGAAGGTTTAGATGTAATCATCTTAAATCCGGGTGTTATTTTAGGGCCAATTCCAAAAAACAAAACCCACATACAAGGAAGCGCAGAGCTTTATGCCAAAGTTGCAAACGGCCTTTCTTTTTACACTCTTGGAAGTACCGGTTTTGTTACCATAACGGATGTCATAAAAATAGCTGACACCTTAATGAAGAGTGACATTAAAAACGAACGCTTTACTTTAATTGCCGACAATATTGTTTTTAAGGACATCCTGGATACTATTGCCGACGCTTTAAAAGTAAAAAGACCAACCGTTCATGCCACACCTTTATTCATGAATTTCCTTTGGGTTGTCGACGGAATTTTTTCGACCTTATTTTTTCAGAAAAGACGCCTGACAAAAGCAACTGCAAAGGCTTCCTATTCTAGTAATTTATATTCTAATGAAAAAATAAAAACCGCTCTGGGAGGAACGGTTTTTCAGGATGTACATGCGTACATAAAAGATGTTTCGAGACTTTAA
- a CDS encoding DUF4296 domain-containing protein gives MKNFIVIILVLFLSVSCKKELVKQPAKLIGKDKMIDIMYDLSILEAMKYQHPVSADSVETSPTAFILKKYKVDSVQFSQNNRYYAADYENYKSIFDEVGKRLAVNQRATDSIVKIEEKKAAKEKKKPIVKDTIKNKLSKTSLDSIRKTTRLKR, from the coding sequence ATGAAAAATTTTATAGTAATAATATTGGTGTTGTTTCTTTCTGTAAGTTGTAAAAAAGAGCTGGTAAAGCAGCCTGCAAAGCTTATCGGGAAAGATAAAATGATTGATATTATGTATGATTTGTCTATCCTTGAAGCGATGAAATACCAGCACCCGGTTTCGGCAGATTCAGTTGAAACCAGTCCTACTGCCTTTATTTTGAAAAAATATAAAGTGGATAGTGTGCAATTTTCACAAAACAACCGTTATTACGCCGCCGATTATGAGAATTATAAAAGTATTTTCGACGAAGTAGGAAAGCGTTTGGCTGTCAACCAAAGAGCTACAGATTCAATTGTGAAAATTGAAGAAAAGAAAGCAGCAAAAGAAAAGAAGAAACCTATAGTTAAAGATACGATCAAGAACAAGCTGAGTAAGACGAGCTTGGATTCTATCCGAAAAACAACACGATTAAAGAGATAG
- a CDS encoding uroporphyrinogen-III synthase: protein MKVKTILVSQPEPKVENSPYFELQQKHKIKIDFRPFIHVEGVNAKEIRLQKIDLNHYTAIILTSRNAVDHFFRVADEMRYKVPEGLKYFCQSEAVAFYLQKYVVYRKRKIYVGAKDFADLSPLIKKYKDEKFLLPASDQLNADAPVTLNNLKVDWAQAVFYKTVMSDLSDLADVYYDVLAFFSPTGIKSLFKNFPDFKQNDTRIAVFGSTTQKEALDHGLRIDILAPTPETPSMTMALEKYIAEANKGK, encoded by the coding sequence ATGAAAGTGAAAACAATTTTGGTGTCACAGCCTGAACCTAAAGTGGAAAATTCTCCTTACTTTGAGCTCCAACAAAAACACAAAATAAAAATTGATTTCAGACCATTTATTCATGTGGAAGGGGTTAATGCAAAAGAGATCCGATTACAGAAAATCGATCTTAATCATTATACTGCAATCATTTTGACGAGCCGTAATGCGGTAGATCATTTTTTCAGAGTAGCAGATGAGATGCGTTATAAAGTTCCTGAAGGATTGAAATATTTCTGCCAATCTGAAGCTGTTGCATTTTACCTGCAAAAGTATGTTGTGTATAGAAAGCGTAAAATTTACGTGGGAGCAAAAGACTTTGCAGATTTATCGCCGCTTATCAAAAAATACAAAGACGAAAAATTCCTTTTACCGGCGTCTGATCAGTTAAACGCTGATGCACCTGTAACATTAAACAATCTGAAAGTAGATTGGGCACAAGCTGTTTTCTACAAAACAGTAATGAGCGATCTATCTGATCTGGCTGATGTTTACTATGATGTTTTGGCTTTTTTCAGTCCAACCGGAATCAAATCATTGTTTAAAAACTTTCCTGATTTTAAACAAAACGACACCAGAATTGCTGTTTTTGGAAGCACAACTCAAAAAGAAGCGCTTGATCATGGCTTAAGAATTGATATTCTTGCTCCAACTCCTGAAACACCTTCAATGACGATGGCTTTAGAGAAATATATTGCAGAAGCAAACAAAGGAAAATAA
- a CDS encoding PorT family protein → MKKLLLLAILLSYSFTNAQISFEKGYFITNNGIRTECYIKNIDWNYNPTDFKYKTTNEDTETKTETITNVQEFGIGNSTTYKRAKVNIDLSSDVLESFSTDKNPIWKEQLVFLKVLVTGDASLYYYTNNDITRFFYETKERSVEQLVRKEYIAELNNSRTTVENNYFRQQLFNNVKTKNTTENDVKNLPYKKEALMKYFLKYNNISSDEIEKTITSVNKSIYLLKVTPGIGFSSISIDGINRDGYNSVDYSQKATFKIGLEGELILPFNKNKWSLFINPTFQQYENKSETGVINYMNNGMRVEFPSEVKYTAIQVPFGVRYYFFLNSKSKIFINAGYAIDVSGKFKLTSKPTNLDSSTSGNFLTGLGYNFKNKVSAEIRVNGRKEVLSGYTSYSGAYRSLDFILGYTIF, encoded by the coding sequence ATGAAAAAACTTTTGCTTCTTGCAATCTTACTCTCCTACTCCTTTACGAACGCCCAGATCTCTTTTGAAAAAGGATATTTCATTACCAATAATGGAATCCGAACTGAATGTTATATCAAAAACATAGACTGGAACTACAACCCAACAGATTTTAAGTACAAAACAACTAACGAAGACACCGAAACGAAAACAGAAACCATTACGAATGTTCAAGAGTTTGGAATTGGAAACAGCACTACATACAAAAGAGCAAAAGTTAACATTGACCTTTCAAGTGACGTATTAGAAAGTTTTTCCACCGATAAAAATCCCATTTGGAAAGAACAGCTCGTTTTCTTAAAAGTCCTTGTTACAGGAGACGCTTCTTTATATTACTATACCAATAATGACATTACAAGGTTCTTTTATGAAACAAAAGAAAGATCCGTAGAACAACTTGTACGTAAAGAATACATTGCTGAACTGAATAACTCCCGCACAACAGTTGAAAACAATTACTTCAGACAGCAATTATTCAACAATGTCAAAACCAAAAACACAACTGAAAATGATGTTAAGAACCTGCCTTATAAAAAAGAGGCTTTGATGAAATATTTCCTGAAATACAATAATATCTCATCTGACGAAATCGAAAAAACAATTACCTCAGTAAATAAAAGTATTTACCTTTTAAAAGTAACTCCAGGTATTGGCTTTTCTTCTATTTCAATTGATGGCATCAATAGGGATGGATATAATAGCGTAGACTACTCTCAGAAAGCAACTTTTAAAATAGGATTGGAAGGCGAACTTATACTCCCTTTCAACAAAAACAAATGGAGTCTTTTTATAAACCCAACCTTTCAACAGTACGAAAACAAGAGCGAAACCGGAGTTATAAATTACATGAATAATGGTATGAGAGTCGAATTTCCTTCAGAGGTTAAATACACAGCCATACAGGTTCCCTTTGGAGTACGTTATTATTTTTTCCTAAACAGCAAATCTAAAATATTTATTAATGCCGGTTATGCCATTGATGTAAGTGGTAAATTCAAACTTACAAGCAAACCAACCAACTTAGACAGCTCCACAAGCGGTAATTTTCTAACCGGACTTGGTTACAATTTCAAGAACAAAGTGAGTGCAGAAATTAGGGTAAATGGCCGCAAAGAGGTCCTTAGCGGATACACCTCTTATAGCGGAGCTTACAGATCATTAGATTTTATACTAGGGTATACGATTTTCTAA
- the tyrS gene encoding tyrosine--tRNA ligase — translation MKNLVEELKWRGLYHDSMPGTEEQLLKEVTAAYIGFDPTADSLHIGSMVQIILLVHLKNFGHQPIALVGGATGMIGDPSGKSDERNLLNEETLAKNVAGIKSVLSRFLDFNSKEANAPVMVNNYDWMKEFSFIDFAREVGKRITVNYMMAKDSVKKRFAGDGVGMSFTEFTYQLIQGYDFYHLYKNNNCVLQMGGSDQWGNITTGTELVRRMGGESAKAFALTTPLITKADGSKFGKSEGGNVWLDTDKTSVYKFYQFWVNSTDVDAEKYIKIFTFLDKETIEALIEEHRTAPHLRVLQKKLAEEITIFVHSEEELEKAIQASNILFGNSTAEDLKKLDEATFLEVFDGVPQAEIAKADLENGLEIITVLNEKTGFFKSNGEARRALTANSISVNREKIKEDFVLTANDLINNQFVLLQSGKKNYFVIRVV, via the coding sequence ATGAAGAATCTAGTTGAAGAATTAAAGTGGCGCGGGTTATATCATGATAGCATGCCAGGAACGGAAGAACAATTGCTAAAAGAGGTAACTGCTGCTTATATAGGTTTTGACCCAACAGCAGATTCGCTGCACATTGGCAGCATGGTTCAGATTATTTTATTGGTTCACTTAAAGAATTTTGGACATCAGCCTATCGCTTTGGTGGGAGGTGCAACCGGTATGATTGGTGACCCATCGGGGAAATCTGATGAAAGAAATCTGTTGAATGAAGAAACTTTAGCTAAGAACGTTGCCGGTATCAAAAGTGTTTTGTCACGTTTTCTTGACTTTAATTCAAAAGAAGCAAATGCTCCTGTTATGGTAAACAACTATGACTGGATGAAGGAATTCTCATTTATTGATTTTGCACGTGAAGTTGGAAAACGTATCACGGTAAATTATATGATGGCGAAGGATTCTGTTAAAAAGAGATTTGCCGGAGACGGTGTAGGAATGTCTTTTACAGAGTTTACCTATCAGTTAATTCAGGGTTACGATTTTTATCATTTATATAAAAATAACAATTGCGTGCTTCAAATGGGAGGTTCGGACCAATGGGGAAATATCACCACCGGAACGGAATTGGTACGCAGAATGGGAGGAGAAAGTGCAAAAGCTTTTGCATTGACAACGCCATTGATTACAAAAGCAGACGGATCTAAATTTGGAAAATCTGAAGGTGGAAATGTTTGGTTGGATACTGATAAAACCTCAGTGTATAAATTTTACCAGTTTTGGGTGAATTCAACTGACGTTGATGCAGAGAAATACATCAAAATCTTTACGTTTTTAGATAAAGAAACGATTGAAGCTTTAATCGAAGAGCACAGAACTGCTCCGCATTTAAGAGTTTTACAAAAGAAACTGGCAGAAGAAATTACCATTTTTGTTCACTCTGAAGAAGAATTGGAAAAAGCAATTCAGGCGTCGAATATTTTGTTTGGAAATTCTACAGCCGAAGATTTGAAAAAATTGGATGAAGCTACTTTTTTAGAAGTTTTTGACGGTGTTCCTCAGGCTGAAATCGCAAAAGCTGATTTAGAAAATGGTTTGGAGATTATTACAGTTTTAAACGAAAAAACAGGTTTCTTTAAATCAAACGGAGAAGCGAGACGTGCCTTAACCGCAAATTCGATCTCGGTGAACAGAGAAAAAATAAAAGAAGATTTTGTGTTAACTGCAAATGATTTAATTAATAATCAGTTTGTGTTATTACAAAGCGGAAAGAAGAATTATTTTGTGATTCGAGTGGTTTAG
- a CDS encoding acyl transferase, which yields MITANDIFTISSQKQFEKIALKVFRFQHENNVVYRDFCDFLKVNPQQVKSLEQIPFLPIQFFKSHNVVSNNDPAQVTFTSSGTTGAITSRHIVTDVSLYEESYRNGFSQFYGNIEDYVVLALLPSYLERDGSSLIYMVEDLIKRSNQPDSGFYLHNHDDLIKKLTALDESGQNVILIGVTYALLDLIEKHQFNLQNTIIMETGGMKGKRKEMIREELHEQLCAGFGVSAIHSEYGMTELLGQAYSLGEGVFECPSWMHILVRDPEDALTYLKDGKTGGINVIDLANINSCSFIATQDLGKKNPNNSFEVLGRFDNSDIRGCNLMVL from the coding sequence TTGATCACAGCCAACGATATCTTTACCATTTCAAGTCAGAAACAATTTGAGAAAATAGCACTAAAAGTGTTTCGTTTTCAACATGAGAATAACGTTGTCTATCGTGATTTTTGCGATTTTTTAAAAGTAAATCCACAACAGGTAAAATCATTGGAACAAATTCCTTTTTTACCCATTCAGTTTTTCAAAAGTCATAATGTAGTTTCCAACAATGATCCGGCTCAGGTAACTTTTACCAGCAGCGGAACCACAGGCGCAATTACCAGCAGACATATCGTTACCGATGTAAGTCTTTACGAAGAAAGTTACCGCAATGGATTTTCACAATTCTACGGCAATATCGAAGATTACGTTGTTTTAGCACTTTTACCGTCTTATCTCGAGCGCGATGGATCTTCGTTAATCTATATGGTCGAAGATTTAATAAAGCGCTCCAATCAGCCTGACAGTGGGTTTTACCTGCACAATCACGACGATCTTATTAAAAAACTAACCGCTTTAGACGAATCCGGTCAAAATGTAATCTTAATTGGTGTTACTTACGCCTTACTCGATTTGATTGAGAAACACCAGTTCAATCTTCAGAATACTATTATTATGGAGACTGGCGGCATGAAAGGCAAGCGAAAAGAAATGATTCGCGAGGAATTACACGAACAACTTTGTGCAGGATTTGGCGTTTCGGCTATTCACTCAGAATACGGCATGACCGAACTTCTGGGACAAGCTTATTCTCTGGGTGAAGGTGTATTTGAATGCCCTTCGTGGATGCACATTTTGGTTCGCGATCCTGAAGATGCCTTAACATATCTAAAAGACGGAAAAACTGGCGGAATCAATGTGATTGATTTGGCCAATATCAATTCCTGTTCCTTTATCGCCACTCAGGATTTAGGTAAAAAAAATCCCAACAACTCTTTCGAGGTATTGGGACGTTTTGATAATTCTGATATTCGTGGCTGTAACCTAATGGTTTTGTAA
- a CDS encoding polyprenol monophosphomannose synthase, translated as MNDCIVIIPTYNEIENIESIVRAVLSQHKPFHLLIIDDNSPDHTANKVVALQEEFPGRLFLEKRAKKSGLGTAYVHGFKWALERQYDFIFEMDADFSHNPNDLEKLFDACHFGGADLAIGSRYVTGVNVVNWPLSRVLMSYFASVYVKFITGMKIHDATAGFVCYKREVLEKINLNKIKFVGYAFQIEMKYRTYCAKFEIKEVPIIFTDRTKGVSKMSNAIIKEAILGVISLRLKKLVNTL; from the coding sequence ATGAATGATTGTATTGTCATAATCCCCACCTACAACGAAATCGAAAATATTGAAAGCATAGTTAGAGCTGTACTTTCGCAACACAAACCTTTTCATCTTTTAATTATTGATGATAATTCGCCTGACCATACTGCCAATAAAGTAGTCGCTTTACAGGAAGAATTTCCGGGACGGTTGTTTTTAGAAAAAAGAGCTAAAAAATCTGGTTTGGGAACGGCCTATGTTCATGGTTTTAAATGGGCATTAGAACGTCAGTATGATTTCATTTTTGAAATGGATGCTGATTTCTCGCATAATCCAAATGATCTTGAGAAATTGTTTGATGCCTGCCATTTTGGTGGAGCAGATCTAGCGATTGGTTCCCGATATGTAACAGGAGTAAATGTGGTGAACTGGCCCTTAAGCCGTGTTCTAATGTCGTATTTCGCTTCGGTGTATGTGAAGTTTATTACGGGAATGAAAATTCACGACGCAACAGCAGGTTTCGTTTGTTACAAACGAGAAGTGCTGGAAAAAATCAATCTCAACAAAATTAAATTCGTGGGTTATGCGTTTCAGATTGAAATGAAGTACAGAACATACTGTGCTAAATTTGAAATTAAAGAGGTTCCGATTATTTTTACTGACAGAACAAAAGGAGTTTCTAAAATGAGCAATGCCATTATCAAAGAAGCCATACTGGGAGTAATTTCGCTTCGATTGAAAAAACTAGTCAATACTTTATAA
- a CDS encoding DUF4271 domain-containing protein, which translates to MIEQLHPRILENKDWATLLFVLTFAVVAMTKSAYETRFSEFSKLIFSDKYAKIYRDNNHLRSSFTVGLFFVQVVSYAFFIQLTMHIFGYASKTDWILFIQLATFLLYFILGKFLIEKIVATSFNIDEFAELFNLQKVTYRTYIGVLILPVNAVLFYYDNIPKIVPLAIIAISLCISLYSYFISIKTYQNAIISKLFYFILYLCALEIAPYYFLYYWITKEAA; encoded by the coding sequence ATGATTGAACAACTTCACCCCCGAATTCTGGAAAACAAAGACTGGGCAACACTTTTATTCGTGTTGACTTTTGCTGTTGTTGCCATGACTAAATCAGCTTACGAAACCCGATTTAGCGAATTCAGTAAGCTTATTTTTTCTGACAAGTATGCTAAAATCTATCGCGACAACAATCATTTAAGAAGCAGTTTTACGGTTGGTTTATTTTTTGTACAAGTTGTTTCGTATGCTTTTTTCATCCAGCTTACCATGCACATTTTTGGATATGCGTCGAAAACGGACTGGATTTTATTCATTCAGCTTGCTACCTTTTTACTTTACTTTATTCTGGGAAAATTTTTAATTGAAAAAATTGTAGCCACTTCATTTAACATTGACGAATTTGCAGAACTTTTTAACTTACAAAAAGTAACTTACAGGACTTATATAGGCGTTTTAATCCTTCCTGTTAATGCTGTTTTGTTTTATTATGACAATATTCCTAAGATTGTACCCCTGGCAATAATAGCCATTTCGCTGTGTATTAGCCTCTACTCTTATTTTATTTCAATAAAAACGTATCAAAATGCAATAATCAGCAAGTTATTTTATTTTATTTTATATCTTTGCGCTCTTGAAATAGCCCCTTATTATTTCCTGTATTATTGGATTACAAAAGAGGCGGCTTAG
- a CDS encoding T9SS type A sorting domain-containing protein gives MAKNYFYITFLLAFFFTVSVSAQDSKQLPKPQQVATIEGLSLYPNPVTGGKVTISSKNDLEKEIIIFDVLGKKVLQTHLSSRELNVSDLVPGVYIIKISEENASATRKLIIR, from the coding sequence ATGGCAAAAAATTACTTTTATATTACTTTCTTATTGGCTTTTTTCTTTACTGTAAGTGTTTCGGCACAAGACAGTAAGCAATTACCAAAACCTCAACAGGTAGCAACCATTGAGGGATTAAGCTTGTACCCTAACCCCGTGACCGGTGGAAAAGTAACCATCTCTTCTAAAAATGATTTAGAAAAAGAGATTATCATCTTTGATGTTCTGGGTAAAAAGGTACTTCAAACACATTTAAGTTCTCGAGAATTAAACGTTTCTGATCTGGTTCCAGGCGTTTACATCATCAAAATAAGCGAAGAAAATGCTTCGGCAACACGAAAGCTCATTATTCGATAA